In Candidatus Hydrogenedentota bacterium, a single genomic region encodes these proteins:
- a CDS encoding gamma-glutamyltransferase family protein has translation VFSFGVMGGDFQPQGHVQVLANIIDFGMSVQQAGDQPRVNHDGSSDPDGSKMKAGGSVGCERFIPDAVRQQLAEMGHEIRGGSQEFGGYQGIWRANDPLRWFGGSDPRKDGCASGY, from the coding sequence GTCTTCTCATTTGGCGTCATGGGCGGCGATTTCCAACCGCAGGGGCACGTCCAAGTTCTGGCAAACATCATCGATTTTGGAATGTCGGTGCAGCAGGCGGGTGATCAGCCCCGAGTCAATCACGACGGCAGTTCCGATCCGGATGGCAGCAAGATGAAGGCTGGTGGAAGCGTTGGTTGCGAACGCTTCATCCCGGACGCTGTTAGGCAACAGCTCGCCGAAATGGGTCACGAAATTCGGGGTGGGTCTCAAGAATTTGGCGGCTATCAAGGAATTTGGCGCGCCAACGATCCGCTACGCTGGTTCGGCGGTTCCGACCCTCGTAAAGATGGGTGTGCGAGCGGCTATTGA